GCAGGTCGAGGGTGTCTGTCTCTGGGCGTCATGGCTGAGTTCCACAAAAGAACTCCCCCAGGATCGGGTTTCCCCCGCAGACTTTGTTTTTCAGCTCTGAAGTACAGACTGACAATATTCTTCATCCAACACAAATTGTTGCAATAGAATGGATTAATCATCTTGGTCATAAGTGGGAACTGAAGGCAACTCCTCAAACATAATGACTGCGCTGAGTTTCTGCCAGAATAAGGCTTGATGTGGTCGTTGCTGCTGAAACAGGAACTAAGTTGGAATGTAAATAAACATCAAATtatgattaagattaagatgaactttattcatccccatggggaaattgaattgaaaaTTGAAATGCAATTGTCATTGATGGTGACAATGGAGGGAAGTGTGCATTTGGAGTGTGTCCCATCGTTATGGCTGGATTGCTGTCTGACGGGAGCTGGTCCAGGCATCCCTGTGGTGAGGAGCTCCTCTCCATGGTGATGCGCTTACTCAGGGGTTGCACCATCTCTCTGCGGCCGAAACCAAGACAGCACTCCTGCCAAAGGACGGGGGGGACCGTCTGGCAACGACAGATATGTCCGTATTTCTGAACAAGTAAATTAAACCAGTATGTATACGTATATACTTAGGATGTTGGGGATCACTCGAATAAattcttttaatattttttcctcttaaaataAATTGTAGATtttttagacccccccccccccccccatcatggaATGGTTCAGCCCGTTGCTGCTATCTTGAGTAGACGTTCCCAGGATGATGGAGAGGGACCTTAGTTTTTCCGACTGAAAATTCCAAACAACGTTTTTATAACGTGAGTTGAAGAAACTGCGGCTACGAGCAGCATGGCGGGCATGAGAAGAGTCAACGGGAAAGTGTCCGGGGTCAACCCGGCTGTCAGGTAACATCGACGCCGAGACGCCTGGGAGTggagctagcatgctaatgctagctgcagcagctgaggttCTAATGGTTCCAGCTGATCCACCGGTCCAAAAGAGCAGGAATCAATCAATATATAAAGGGATCAGTCATCAATAGATGCATATTATGGTCCCCCCCAAACAGCATTACGATTAATAGAGAAAGCGCAATAATCATTAGATTTTAACAAAGGGAGTAAATCTGTGCTGATTTAACATTATTATGAAATCAGGAGTaactttaaaaggtttaaaataatCTACTGACTTACAGAATTTATGTGGTGCATTTTATGATTGATGGTATTTCTATTTTCTTCTGTGCTTGTATTGAGATTTCTAcctaaatgcaaataaatggtTTTTGAATAGAAGTTTGTGGGGATTTAGAATCTttaaagatggagggatgatccAGAGTTGTTATCATAAATCATGTTCGAATTGCACGTTTGTGTTGCTCTAAAACGCCTGTTTTCAGTTTCTGCCCGGCACTTCTCAGTTCCTCCGCCTGCTTTTTGAGGGCACGTGATGCCATTCTTCTTCGAGATGTTGTTTCTGTCAaagctgctgatgtttctgACCAAAGGAATATGTTTTTGATGCTGATCGAACCAAACTGTCGGTGTCTGTGTCAGTTGCTGTCGGCTGCGGCAGGTCCAGGCGCTCCTCCGGGACGGTCCGGCCTCCACCGACGGCATCCTGTGCTCCCTGGGTAACAGCGTGATCTTCAGCCTGTCTCCACCTTCTATTAGATGTTGAAGTTAATACTTCTGTCACATTTGTTTTAGGAATTGACAGCAGATATAATGAAGGATGCACTGAACTGGCCAAATACCTGTTTTATGGCCTTTATGGAAGAAATCCACCGAGTGTGGAGCACGTTCTTGAGGAATTTCCTGAGGACCTGCTGGACGGTGAGTTTTAAGGTGTCACTGGGAGTCCTTCGGCTGGTTCAGCCTCTCTGAGacgctgctgcctcctctccagACGTCATTTTGCTGATCAAGGCCCAGTGTGTGCACCTGTACTGCAACCCCGTCAACTACGGCTACCTGCTGCCGTATGTGTCCCACTGGAGGAATCTGCACCTGTACTGCATGACCGAGGCCGAGGTAGCGCGCACGTCCTCGTGTTGGTCACAGGTTCATCACAGCGGAGGACCGCCTGACTCTCACGCTcctccaggaaacacaggacaGAACAGCATTTGTTGCCTCCAAGCTCTGCAGACACGTTGATGCTTCATGTGTTGAACAAGACTTTCCTTTTTCATCCCTCTTTTCCTCCGACTCCCAGTATGAAGACGAGGAAGCGGCGGAAGAATTTAAAATCTCCAGTTTCCTCACGATGGTGCAGGACTGCTCCCGTATCGGAGTTCCTTACAGCTCCCAGGGTACACGTCATCACAGCTGCATTACCATCATCCGCTCTATAACGcttgtaataacagcactattACACGAGTCCAACTCATGTTCCGCACTCGCAGGACACATGCAGACGTTTGACGTGTTCATGGTGGAGAAGTGGCCCCTGATTCAGGCGTTTGCCTTGGACGGCATCGGCAGAGGGAGCTTTTTCACCATGAAGTATAAGGTAGGAGATGCTGGCAGGGCCGCcggcgtccgtccgtccctccgtccgtctcacgctggtgtttgttttccagctgatgGACGTGAGCGAGAAGCTGTGGCAGGTTTACAACAGACTGGACCCGGTGTCTCTGAACCAGGTCATCACCGAGGTAGCGCCGCCTCTTCTGCCGCTCTGCAGCTCGATGAGGATTCTGAAACTGTCCTAATTCAAAGATTTCCTTCGGTTTACGTGGTTGAGCGTGTGACGGGGGCTCCTCCTGGTCGGGCCTCGTGCATTACGCTGTGAAGATGGTGACTTCTGGGATTTGCTTGTCTGTGTTTTGAAGGACTTGGCTTGTTTCGAGAAGCAGTGGAGCTGTTTCTTCTCCAGCATGGACCTGGAGAGTCACCTGTCCATTTTGGAGCTGTCTGAAGCACAGGCAGGAGAAGTAGGTccagtcctcctccacctcaggGTGCACCAGCCCTGCCTTCAGGAGGAGTGTCACTGATGATGTTTGTGTTTCGCTCCTCAGCCGTTCCGCACTTATTACACCCATGGCCTGAGCTCCAGCAACATCCCAGATAAGAGGTACTCCCGACCTTCTCCAGACGCTCCGGAGGTTTCAcctgatccctgtgctgatgtAATCAATGTGTTCCAGTCAAGGCCGGCAGCCCTTCGTGCTGTTTGGGAAACATTCCTCCTCAGAGGATTTGGAGAATTACTCCTTCAACTTTGCCTCGGAGAGTCATCAGGTCCGCAgcacaggtcctggaggccgtCCAGCCACACACATGGTGAGAACCACGCTGTGGTGCTTCCATCAGTCCTGCTGCTCAGAGCTCCCCGCAGGTGAAGCCGTCCACACAGGAGAATCCCTTTTCTGGTTCTGCTGTCTGAGAACCTCTGCAGGATGATTCCTTGTCCCTCATGGGAACTGTGAGGTGGCTGCGGTCAGATCCTAACCAGAACACATGCGTCTGATCTCAGATCCTGCAGTGTGCAGCACCCAGAGCTCCTCTGTCCTGCTCGCGGACATATTTCTTCGGGACCACTCACTCTCCGTACCTTGGTGAGAAGATACTGCTTTTTAAGCTCTGTTCGATTAATGTCATCACTATTCTTGGCGTCAGCCCTAATGAGTTAGTCTAATATTAGATTTTTATCTCATTTAAATCCATTTGTCTTGATTTAATTGGTCAAAAGACGCACTTACATCTGCTGTGTTTCATCCACAGGGAATCAAAACGCAGAGCAAAAGAACACAGAAGTCCTGTAAGTGATTGAACCTTTCAAAGGATATTTTCCCCTCTGCCATTAAGTGAAGTATTTCTGTACGAAAACCTGCAAAATTCCACTTTGACCCAAACCTTAAAATAGAGGCTGGACTCAAGCGGGTGTGGAGTTCTGGTGCATCACTCATGGGGTGAAGGACAGATGTCAGCGTTCCCATTCCGCCGCGGATCGCACCATCTAATATCTTAATACCCTCTGGTGCTAATACCAGCCAGAGCGTTGCCAAGGATGCTAACGTTATGAGCAGGACTCGTCGTTAACACCAGCACGTGTCTGTCGGGGAGGGCGAAGGGTCTGGTGGAGGTATGTGACCAGACGGTGGAAAAATGTTTATCGTAACAGGATCTGACATCACTGGTGACACGAGCTGCCATTCTGGACCTCACAGGTGCTGCCGATGGGTCGGGTGCTACATAAAGTTGCTGGGGTTAGCGATCCGCGGAGCGCTGGGGCTAATTTGTTTCGCGCCGAAGATAACCCGTATCTGTTTCAGAAAGGCTGAAACCCGGGCACGAGCCGCGGGGTCGCCTTGCAGAGTGAATTTAGAATGATTGATGTCGTGAGCGTGATCCTAAAACCATTCGGAGGTCATTTATTCCAAATCTTTGGCCCGTGGTTGTTAATGTGACCCAAGTATGACGAAGCTCCCTggacctctgctgacctctgcGCGACCTCTGACATCTGCGGCGCGGCTGCAAATAAAAGAGGACCCCGTTTTTGTGGATGTTTTTACAGTTGCAGCTTCTTGTCTCTGCAGGCTTCTGTCCCAGATTTACTCGGCTGCTGTTCAGGCCGTCCTGTCGGGGATCAAGCGCTTCTCTTCCACCGCCAGCTTGGCCAAAGTCAGCTCATATTCTAAATGACTGCAGGTGTTAGGGCGTGCACAGGGACTCATGCACTGTTGTTTCAGGCTAAAGATGTGGCGGAGAACGCCTTTGTGATGACGCTGGCCGCCCTGGACTTGAGTCGTTACTGCTCTACTCTCAGGTGCAGTTTTATTCATTCCCCACGTGAACCTTTCGGCCCAACAGGAAGTCAGACGCATTCTGTGTTCCATCCTCAGATCCAGGTGTGACTTTACCATCCAGGCGGTGAATAACCAGGGCAGGTGCGTGTTGTTGCCTGTGGGGGTCTTTCTCTTGGCCAGCTCTACATTTGGCCCCTGTTTTTTGTCCCTTCCAGGATCCTTCCTCTGACTGATGCAGAGAGCCGCTTCGCCATCAAAACAGTAAATCTCGTCTTTTCTTCTAACCACAACAAAGAACTTCCTGCTCAGACGTTCCTTTTGTCTTCCTCAGGCCTCCGTGACCGTGCGTGACATCCCAGATCTGCAGCGGGGGGGCCAGGACCTCGGCTCCGTGGTCTTCTCTGAATCCTTCTTGGAGTCGAGCATCAACATTCAGCAGAAAGGTAAAATATCGATTAGATCAAGTCTGATTACAATCGATCGCTGATCGACTCCACTAAAGAAATTTGATTTCCATAATGAGGACGATTCCCCGCGTGGCCGTTAACAGACGGCAACAGTCATTTCGAAGCCGAGCGCCAGTCTAAGAATAACCGCCTCCTGTCCAGACAATCCCATTGGTGATTCATCTCCTCGTCCCGTTCGTTCCCACAGATGGCAGCGTGTCCACGGACGGCTGCTCCACCATCCTGACCACGACGGTGCCGCCCTACGCCTGCTGGCTGGTAAACCTCAGCTGCAAACCCATTTTCCTTGGTCGATCCACACGTTCACGTGTGgaatcctttttctttttttaaatctccagaTGGAACCTGATGTGAAGCAGTCCCAGCAGGCCCAGCTCCTCATCAAGGTGAGTCCAGCACACGCGTGTTCACACAGCAGCCGTGAAGCTCATCGATGTcttggacaggaggagggaagcCGGTGTTTGGGCGCCGTGCTGACCGACGCAGACGCAGCCTACCTGTCCTGCAGCAGTCACCTGTCCACACATGAGGAAGGTGagaccttcatcttcctcctccttcagtgTTCACATGAATAGTTATAGCGACTCCACGtgttttaaatgctgcagggaaaatcgTCTTCTTCTCTGAGGGACTTCTCTTCATCCACTCCCAGTATGGAAGCATCACTCTGGGCAAGAGTCACATCAGAACCATCAGGTTCTGCAGCCCGGTAACACTCGCTAATATAGCAGGGAAGGTCAGGGCCGTTTGGGATGGGGGTGTAAGTGGAGGTGTGGTCTCGTCCCCAGGACTCCGGCGGCGTGGCGTCTCTCTTCGTGGAGTATGAGAGCAGCCTGCTGCCTCACCTGCCGTTCCCCCTCCACACCTCTGACCAGTGTCTGGTCTTTGCTCTTCAGCCTCGGTCCAAGAGCCACAGAACCTTCTTCTCCAAGGTGAAGCAGtgactgctgctgatggaacaGCTCTTTATTTCAGTGACTCTAATCACCTCCCCGAGGTCCTGAGAGACCTTTAGCTGTTACACAAAGTCTTTTGTTTCAGGTTTTGTCAGTGTGGGAAAATGCTGAATCTGGACTAAACCTGCAGATGTTGGACCAAGAGCAGCTGAGCTGGAGCCAGAGGAACATGTAAGATCACGTCTTGTCTTTGATCTCGTGCTATCGGTGTGCTAACGCGTGGCTCTGCTATCACAGCCACGCcaggctgcagaagctgcacgACAGTCAGGAGCCGCCTGTGGCCAAACGCAGAGGAAGCCTGAAGACCTCCTACTCCCAGCTGCCCGAGCAGGACATGTTAGTGCACTCAGGTCCCTCAGACGGGCCACACCAGCCACAGAACTCGCAGCACACAATGCTTGTTTCCTAGTAATGTTGCACCTCTTTAGTCATTAAGAGATGTTTGCGTGTTCCTGACGGTtcgatttttttccccctgtcagGTTTCTGCAGCACTTTGCTCTGAGTAGTGTGAGTCAGGAGGTTATCCTTCATGGCCACCTGGGGGCGCTCTTCCCTTCTGCAGAGCTGAGCGGTCCagccaacagagagagagacaaggtGAGCCTGTCGGTCCTCTGAGTTCAGTCTCTCCCGTCAGATGGAGCTaaaaacaggtgtgtgtgtgtgtgtgtgtgtgtgtgtgcagatcatcatcaacatcatcactgGATTACCAGGAAGCCATAAAGAGCAACTCTGCCGTTTCCTCATACAGTCCAAAGAGAAGAGTGAGAGGTGCCTTTTCCCCAACAACAACATTAAACATGTTCTGATCCGAGGCTGCAGGTGATGCACTGACAATGTCCGTCCGCCTGCAGGCTGGCGCTGTACCCGCCTCACCCCAGGAGCCCGTGCAGCTTCTCAGCGTCTCACCTGCAGCAGTTTCTGACTGACTTCCTGAAGAGCCGGAGAGAAGCAGGAGGCCGGAGGCGTCTGCTGGTGCTCCCCCCAGGGTGAGAACGATGGGCTGCGAACGCCTCGGCAGGTCTTCGCCTGAGGCGTCCAGCAGCTGGACGCTGTCTGATGACCCCGTGTGTTCAGATACACAGATGTCCTGGATGTGGTCCAGGCGCTGCTTTCCCACCCGGACCCATCTGTCCCGGCGTGTTTCGCCATCGGTGGCGTCACCGCCTGCGTGGAGCCCCTGGCCTCCTTCATGGAGCACAGGTGAACTGTCTTGGCTCTAGTGTGGCTGACATGAGAGCATGAGAGTCGTGTCACTGTCGAGTAGCAGAAGCAGAGTGGATGGCGACAGATGGGCTGGACGTCCAGttcctggagctgtggaggcTTCGGGCATGAGGTCGGGTCTCTTTCATAAAGAGGATCAGCCCAACATATAATCTCACGCTGCTTTTGTTGCAGGCTTTAGCTGTAGCTTACGCAGCTTCGCGCCCTCAGAGAGCGGCTGAGCTGCCCCACACAGCACTCTGGGTAACAGGCGGGGGCTGCAGAGGGGCCGCtgaggctgccccccccccacacacccctgtttttgtgtgtgctcaATTTATTAATGTGGTTGGAAATAACTTTACTGGAGGTTTATGCAGCAAGTTCTTCCTGATTATGTGGAGGCTGCTGGGGGCTAATTGGGTGTGGTTAGCTCATCTTGGGCTTGACCCGCCTGTCAACCCCCCCCAGCAGATCCCTCTAATCCCTCAGGTCCACATGAACGCCCAGCTCCGTGTCCTCAGTCAAGCTCATCAGTCAGTCATGATCTATTCTTTGTGATGAATTTAGACACTTCATTACTTTGTGACAGGAAAGATAAATGCCTCTCAAACGGCCAACGGCCCCaagctggggggggcgggggcggggggggggggggggggggggcagcctcgCCGCTCGCCCTTTCACGGAGCAGATCGATGTGAAATATCAGGATAAATTATGTTAAGATGAAACGAGGTTACAGAAAGCTTTTATATCGGTCAGTTTCCAGCGGCGGTCGTGATGTCATCCTATAAAAGGCCCAGCGATGGATCACGACATGGGAAGCTCACGGCAGTAACACGGAATTGGCCTGTTCATGGCTCGGCCACGGTACCGGGATGCATTTGCCcttttcattaccgccaccgtGACGTGCGTGCTCATGTTTGTTCTTGTCTCTTGTTTCAGATTTGCGTTCCCCAAGCTGCTGGAGCAGTGCAGCCAGGGTaggcccccccgcccccctctgtCCGCCCCCCTCTgtccacccccccgcccccctctgtCCACCCCCCCCGCTGTCTCTGCTGTCCCGTCTCTGACGTGAGTCCCTTCTGTCCTGGCAGGTGTGGTGAGCACGCTGGTGTTCACGGGGCCGGCGGCGGAGCAGGAGCTGCCTCTGGCgcagcacctccagcagctgctgcgctCCTCCAACCCCACCGCCGCGTTCACGCGGGCGGAGAGGGGCGCCGTCACCAGGTAGGGCGTGGCTCCGTCCCCTCCCGGACGGCCCCGCCGGCTCCGTTCTGCTCGTTGTTGCTTCAGTAACTTTCATCCTTCAGGAACGAGGACGTGGCTCTGATCCTGTCGGACAGCAGCTTCAGCGAGCCGCAGATGCTGAGGGCACGTTATGTCCTCTACCCCGGGTGGTGAGTCCATTCCTGCCCTGTTTTCCACTCTGTTGGttggagctgcccccccccagcttctctccccgcctccctccctgcaCCTTAATCGCCACTCTGCCTCAGTTGTTGGGGTATCGGCTGCTGATTGCTGTTAAGCCCCGCGGAGCATCTTGTGTCCTATCACCAGCTGGCCCCTGGCAGCCCAGTAACGAGCTGTTCGCCGTCCAGTTGCCGTGTCCACGGAGGGGTCTCCTTCCTTTTGGAGCGGCTCCAGCGGCTCCTCATGCCTCGGTGGTCAGCCCGACATGAACCTCCGCTAAATTCCGCTGTCAGCTCACACTCCGGACATCTGCTGCCCCTCGTGGGGCGGCTTTGTTTGGGGAGCGTGTGTGCGTTACCGTGTCGGAGACGCTTCTCACACCTCCGCGGCTCGTTGGCCGAGACACATTAGAAAGTTGACATTTAGGGAATCATCTCCCGCTTCCACTCCGCTGCTAACGAATCACGTATCGCTGCCCCGTCGGAGTCGACACGTCAGCGGCCAGAGACGGGATCCCAGCGCTCGCTCCGGCTCGCTCCGGCTCGCTCCGGCTCGCTCCGGCTCGGCGTTCTCCCCATGTGTGTCACGTGCACGTGTCGTGCGTTTCAGGTGCAGAGGCTGCTTCCCGACCGGGTCCGGGTCTCTGGGCCTCGTCCAGCTCTGCCTGACTTTCAGACGCCCCCTCGAGAGGCCTCAATTTGTGGCTCGGTGTAAAGGTGAGACAGAAAGCAATTTTCTCCACTTTTCGACTGTCCCACGTGTGAGAAGCTGGAGATGTGAGAAGCTGGAGATGTGAGAAGCTGGAGATGTGAGCCGCGGCCTCCAGCACCAGCCgccctgctccagctgctgacGTGTTTCCCGTCTCCTCCCGATCGCTGAAATAAACTCTCTTCTCCCCTCAGTCCTTGTTCTGATGGCGTGTTTTAATATGAGACTCTCGtccttctcctgcagcctggaggtcGGCGCTCAGCCCCAGTCCCTTCAGAGGAAACGTCTACAATGTTTGGGGGAAAGTCCAATTTTCTGGTAGGAATTCCTTTTACTGCCTCACGGATGAGTCCTCATGTTCTTCATGCAGAGCTTTGCATCGCtacacagcagctgctcctctgcttcctggtgtctccacacactcttcctgctcctctggtgtctccacacactcttcctgctcctctggtgtctccacacactcttcctgctcctctggtgtctccacacactcttcctgctcctctggtgtctccacacactcttcctgctcctctggtgtctccacacactcttccggctcctctggtgtcttcacacactcttcctgctgctctggtgtcttcacacactcttcctgctcctctggtgtctccacacactcttcctgctcatgtctggtgtctccacacactcttcctgctcctctggtgtctccacacactcttcctgctcatgtctggtgtctccacacactcttcctgctcctctggtgtctccacacactcttcctgctcctctggtgtctccacacactcttcctgctcctctggtgtctccacacactcttccggctcctctggtgtctccacacactcttccggctcctctggtgtctccacacactcttcctgctcctctggtgtctccacacactcttcctgctcctctggtgtcttcacacactcttcctgctcctctggtgtctccacacactcttcctgctcatgtctggtgtctccacacactcttcctgctcctctggtgtctccacacactcttcctgctcctctggtgtctccacacactcttcctgctcctctggtgtctccacacactcttcctgctcctctggtgtcttcacacactcttcctgctcctctggtgtctccacacactcttcctgctcctctggtgtctccacacactcttcctgctcctctggtgtctccacacactcttcctgctcctcacgTCAGCGTTTCTGAGCACTTTTAAACATGAAGAACTTGTGGGTTTGTCACACACGCGTGCTGAGATGGATGTGTTAGCTGCTCAGgccgtgcgtgcgtacgtgcgtgcgtacgtgcgtgcgtgagcTGCCTGTGAGATGTTTCCCGTGTGGCACCTGTAGACTcagagcagctgatggaggtgagCTACAACACCATCAGAGGGAGCCTGAATGTGACCCCGGACCAGAACCAGCCCCTGAACCTGGGCCCCAAagactccagcagctcctgcttccTGGTCTTTGACGGTCTGGACCTGACAGAGGACGGACTCAAGGACTGG
Above is a genomic segment from Takifugu rubripes chromosome 2, fTakRub1.2, whole genome shotgun sequence containing:
- the dnaaf9 gene encoding dynein axonemal assembly factor 9 isoform X1 produces the protein MAGMRRVNGKVSGVNPAVSCCRLRQVQALLRDGPASTDGILCSLGIDSRYNEGCTELAKYLFYGLYGRNPPSVEHVLEEFPEDLLDDVILLIKAQCVHLYCNPVNYGYLLPYVSHWRNLHLYCMTEAEYEDEEAAEEFKISSFLTMVQDCSRIGVPYSSQGHMQTFDVFMVEKWPLIQAFALDGIGRGSFFTMKYKLMDVSEKLWQVYNRLDPVSLNQVITEDLACFEKQWSCFFSSMDLESHLSILELSEAQAGEPFRTYYTHGLSSSNIPDKSQGRQPFVLFGKHSSSEDLENYSFNFASESHQVRSTGPGGRPATHMILQCAAPRAPLSCSRTYFFGTTHSPYLGNQNAEQKNTEVLLLSQIYSAAVQAVLSGIKRFSSTASLAKAKDVAENAFVMTLAALDLSRYCSTLRSRCDFTIQAVNNQGRILPLTDAESRFAIKTASVTVRDIPDLQRGGQDLGSVVFSESFLESSINIQQKDGSVSTDGCSTILTTTVPPYACWLMEPDVKQSQQAQLLIKEEGSRCLGAVLTDADAAYLSCSSHLSTHEEGKIVFFSEGLLFIHSQYGSITLGKSHIRTIRFCSPDSGGVASLFVEYESSLLPHLPFPLHTSDQCLVFALQPRSKSHRTFFSKVLSVWENAESGLNLQMLDQEQLSWSQRNIHARLQKLHDSQEPPVAKRRGSLKTSYSQLPEQDMFLQHFALSSVSQEVILHGHLGALFPSAELSGPANRERDKIIINIITGLPGSHKEQLCRFLIQSKEKSERLALYPPHPRSPCSFSASHLQQFLTDFLKSRREAGGRRRLLVLPPGYTDVLDVVQALLSHPDPSVPACFAIGGVTACVEPLASFMEHRFAFPKLLEQCSQGVVSTLVFTGPAAEQELPLAQHLQQLLRSSNPTAAFTRAERGAVTRNEDVALILSDSSFSEPQMLRARYVLYPGWCRGCFPTGSGSLGLVQLCLTFRRPLERPQFVARCKAWRSALSPSPFRGNVYNVWGKVQFSDSEQLMEVSYNTIRGSLNVTPDQNQPLNLGPKDSSSSCFLVFDGLDLTEDGLKDWLRLCAKQTQEKPERTKKNLSPQEVEHIRVKRRLDPLPAGFSYDGRQYVDVFGDKRSLHPSILPHGSERFCRAPPDAAVVSLTPLPRADMDAFIAEYVAEANREVELVNRQLELRGQPDLFDP
- the dnaaf9 gene encoding dynein axonemal assembly factor 9 isoform X2, producing the protein MAGMRRVNGKVSGVNPAVSCCRLRQVQALLRDGPASTDGILCSLGIDSRYNEGCTELAKYLFYGLYGRNPPSVEHVLEEFPEDLLDDVILLIKAQCVHLYCNPVNYGYLLPYVSHWRNLHLYCMTEAEYEDEEAAEEFKISSFLTMVQDCSRIGVPYSSQGHMQTFDVFMVEKWPLIQAFALDGIGRGSFFTMKYKLMDVSEKLWQVYNRLDPVSLNQVITEDLACFEKQWSCFFSSMDLESHLSILELSEAQAGEPFRTYYTHGLSSSNIPDKSQGRQPFVLFGKHSSSEDLENYSFNFASESHQVRSTGPGGRPATHMILQCAAPRAPLSCSRTYFFGTTHSPYLGNQNAEQKNTEVLLLSQIYSAAVQAVLSGIKRFSSTASLAKAKDVAENAFVMTLAALDLSRYCSTLRSRCDFTIQAVNNQGRILPLTDAESRFAIKTASVTVRDIPDLQRGGQDLGSVVFSESFLESSINIQQKDGSVSTDGCSTILTTTVPPYACWLMEPDVKQSQQAQLLIKEEGSRCLGAVLTDADAAYLSCSSHLSTHEEGKIVFFSEGLLFIHSQYGSITLGKSHIRTIRFCSPDSGGVASLFVEYESSLLPHLPFPLHTSDQCLVFALQPRSKSHRTFFSKVLSVWENAESGLNLQMLDQEQLSWSQRNIHARLQKLHDSQEPPVAKRRGSLKTSYSQLPEQDMFLQHFALSSVSQEVILHGHLGALFPSAELSGPANRERDKIIINIITGLPGSHKEQLCRFLIQSKEKSERLALYPPHPRSPCSFSASHLQQFLTDFLKSRREAGGRRRLLVLPPGYTDVLDVVQALLSHPDPSVPACFAIGGVTACVEPLASFMEHRFAFPKLLEQCSQGVVSTLVFTGPAAEQELPLAQHLQQLLRSSNPTAAFTRAERGAVTRNEDVALILSDSSFSEPQMLRARYVLYPGWCRGCFPTGSGSLGLVQLCLTFRRPLERPQFVARCKAWRSALSPSPFRGNVYNVWGKVQFSDSEQLMEVSYNTIRGSLNVTPDQNQPLNLGPKDSSSSCFLVFDGLDLTEDGLKDWLRLCAKQTQEKPERTKKNLSPQEVEHIRVKRRLDPLPAGFSYDGRQYVDVFGDKRSLHPNMDAFIAEYVAEANREVELVNRQLELRGQPDLFDP